In Carya illinoinensis cultivar Pawnee chromosome 6, C.illinoinensisPawnee_v1, whole genome shotgun sequence, a single genomic region encodes these proteins:
- the LOC122312486 gene encoding UDP-glucose:glycoprotein glucosyltransferase isoform X1, translated as MPMPQKLGSLLTDPLPASCIVNGESTRTSVVAKYPNPVRFFGVPSKMGTRSRSALWVLIVLVILLGLCGIGSVCAENRRPKNVQVAVRAKWSGTPLLLEAGELFSMERKDLFWHFIEVWLHNEDAFDSHTAKGCLKKILEHARSLLSEPLASLFELSLMMRSASPRLVLYRQLAEESLSSFPLADEGISNNVSGETIDTNAELQIKKPDPLLVGVNPKSPGGECCWVDTGGSLFFDVAELLLWLRNPPEISGDSFQQPELFDFDHIHFDSSVQGPVAVLYGALGTDCFRKFHVSLVEAAKEGKVKYVVRPVLPSGCEAKIGHCGAVGTRDSLNLGGYGVELALKNMEYKAMDDSTIKKGVTLEDPRTEDLSQDVRGFIFSKILERKPELTNEIMAFRDYLLSSTISDTLDVWELKDLGHQTAQRVVHASDPLQSMQEISQNFPSIVSSLSRMKLNDSVKDEIIANQRMIPPGKSLMALNGALVNIEDIDLYLLVDLIHQDLLLADQYSKLKIPHATIRKLLSTLSPSESNMFRIDFRSTFVHYLNNLEEDAMYKQWRSNINEILMPVFPGQLRYIRKNLFHAVFVLDPATICGLESIDMIMSLYENNFPIRFGVILYSSKFVKRIEMNSDEISSSAKENDSQNKEDISSLIIRLFIYIKENHGIKTSFQFLGNINKLRIEADDSGDDAPEMHHVEGAFVETVLPKAKSPPQDILLRLEKEKTFKNVSEESSMFVFKLGLAKLQCRLLMNGLVFDSNEEALLNAMNDELPRIQEQVYYGHINSHTDVLNKFLSENGISRYNPQIIANGKPRFISLSTSILGEESVLNDINYLHSPGTIDDLKPVTHLLAVDVSSKKGMKFLHEGLRYLIEGSSRARIGVLFSVNLDARLSSLLFVKVFEITASSFSHKENALYFLDKLCSFYEQRYFASSGADDNTKAFLDEVYELAEANGLPSKAFRSALPEFSVNQLRKHANKVSQFLQRHEFGANAVITNGRVMFPIDVNNFLSHDLHLLESVELKQRIKHIVEIIEEVNWQDIDPDIVTSKFISDVISIVSSSMALRDRSSESARFEVLNAQYSAIVFSNEKATIHIDAVIDPLSPSGQKLSSVLRALQKYIQPSMRIVLNPLSSLVDLPLKNYYRYVVPTMDDFSSTDYTINGPQAFFANMPLSKTLTMNLDVPEPWLVEPVIAVHDLDNILLENLGDTRTLQAVFELEAFVLTGHCSEKDCDPPRGLQLILGTKSTPHLVDTIVMANLGYWQMKVSPGVWYLQLASGRSSELYVLREDGDGSQEKPLSKHITINDLRGKVVRLEVLKKKGKENEILLVSDDNDGALDRKGNGWNSNLLKWASGFIGGSELAKKSESTSVEQGKGGRHGKTINIFSIASGHLYERFLKIMILSVLKNTRRPVKFWFIKNYLSPQFKGVIPHMAQEYGFDYELITYKWPTWLHKQKEKQRIIWAYKILFLDVIFPISLEKVIFVDADQIVRADMGELYDMDIKGRPLAYTPFCDNNKDMDGYRFWRQGFWKDHLRGRPYHISALYVVDLKKFRETAAGDNLRVFYENLSKDPNSLSNLDQDLPNYAQHTVHIFSLPQEWLWCESWCGNATKSKAKTIDLCNNPMTKEPKLQGARRIVSEWPDLDFEARHFTAKILGDEVDLQEPSSNESQSEPSSNESQSSTRDKSSEEDLESKSEL; from the exons GATGAGATCAGCATCTCCCAGATTGGTGCTTTATCGACAACTAGCGGAGGagtctctttcttcttttcctttggcTGATGAGGGTATCTCAAACAATGTCAGCGGGGAAACCATAGACACAAATGCAGAACTGCAGATAAAAAAACCCGATCCATTGCTTGTTGGGGTAAATCCAAAGAGTCCTGGTGGAGAATGTTGCTGGGTGGATACTGGTGGGTCACTGTTCTTTGATGTTGCAGAATTGCTATTATGGCTTCGCAATCCTCCTGAAAT TTCTGGAGATTCATTTCAGCAGCCAGAACTATTTGACTTCGACCACATCCATTTTGATTCAAGTGTTCAAGGCCCGGTTGCTGTCCTTTATGGAGCTCTGGGAACTGATTGCTTTAGGAAGTTTCATGTCTCATTAGTTGAAGCTGCCAAAGAG GGAAAAGTTAAGTATGTTGTTAGACCTGTATTACCTTCTGGCTGCGAAGCAAAGATTGGCCACTGTGGTGCTGTTGGCACAAGAGATTCATTGAACTTGGGCGGTTATGGTGTAGAACTTGCTTTGAAGAACATGGAATATAAGGCCATGGATGACAGTACAATAAAGAAAG GTGTCACTTTGGAGGATCCTCGGACTGAAGATCTCAGCCAAGATGTTAGAGGGttcatattttctaaaattctg GAACGGAAACCTGAGCTGACAAATGAGATCATGGCTTTCAGGGATTACCTATTGTCATCAACAATATCTGATACTCTTGATGTTTGGGAACTAAAGG ATTTGGGACATCAAACTGCCCAGAGAGTAGTTCATGCTTCTGATCCTCTACAGTCAATGCAAGAAATTAGTCAAAATTTTCCAAGCATAGTTTCTTCCTTATCTCGCATGAAG CTCAATGATTCTGTTAAGGATGAAATAATTGCAAACCAGCGAATGATCCCACCTGGCAAGTCCTTAATGGCTCTCAATGGTGCGCTAGTCAATATCGAAGATATTGACCTGTATCT GTTGGTTGACTTGATCCATCAGGATTTACTGTTGGCTGATCAATATTCAAAGTTGAAG ATTCCTCATGCCACTATTCGGAAACTCCTGTCAACTTTGTCGCCTTCAGAATCCAATATGTTCCGCATTGATTTTCGTTCAACTTTTGTTCATTATCTCAATAATTTGGAGGAAGATGCTATGTATAAGCAATGGCGGAGCAATATAAATGAG ATATTGATGCCAGTATTCCCGGGACAATTGCGCTATATTCGTAAGAACCTTTTCCATGCAGTTTTTGTTCTTGATCCGGCTACCATTTGTGGCCTTGAG TCCATTGATATGATTATGTCTCTGTATGAGAATAATTTTCCTATAAGATTTGGGGTTATATTGTACTCTTCAAAGTTTGTCAAGCGGATAGAAATGAACAGTGATGAGATTTCTTCCTCTGCCAAGGAGAATGACAGTCAAAATAAGGAGGATATATCCAGTTTG ATTATACGTCTCTTCATTTATATCAAGGAGAACCATGGAATTAAAACCTCTTTCCAATTTTTGGGCAAT ATAAATAAACTACGGATTGAGGCAGATGATTCTGGAGATGATGCACCTGAAATGCACCATGTTGAAGGAGCATTTGTAGAAACAGTCTT ACCAAAGGCAAAATCTCCACCTCAAGATATACTCCTCAGGCTGGAGAAGGAGAAGACTTTTAAAAATGTGTCAGAGGAGAGCTCCATGTTTGTGTTTAAGCTGGGTCTTGCTAAGCTGCAGTGCCGCCTTTTGATGAATGGACTTGTCTTTGATTCTAATGAG GAGGCTCTTTTAAATGCCATGAATGATGAGCTTCCCAGAATTCAAGAACAAGTTTACTATGGGCATATAAATTCTCACACTGATGTGCTGAACAAATTCCTATCAGAAAATGGTATTAGTCGCTATAATCCACAG ATCATTGCTAACGGCAAACCAAGATTCATATCCTTGTCTACATCTATTCTTGGAGAAGAATCTGTGCTGAACGATATTAACTACTTGCACTCTCCTGGAA CTATTGATGATTTGAAGCCCGTGACTCATCTTCTTGCTGTTGATGTTTCATCAAAGAAAGGAATGAAGTTTCTACATGAAGGCCTTCGCTACCTG ATAGAAGGTTCTAGTCGTGCTCGTATAGGCGTGCTATTTAGTGTCAATTTGGATGCTCGTTTATCTAGTCTCCTCTTTGTGAAGGTGTTTGAAATCACTGCATCATCATTTAG TCATAAGGAGAATGCATTATACTTTTTGGATAAGCTTTGCTCATTCTACGAGCAAAGGTACTTTGCATCTTCTGGAGCAGATGACAACACTAAAGCATTTTTGGATGAGGTATACGAGCTTGCTGAGGCTAATGGGTTACCATCCAAGGCCTTCAGATCTGCTCTTCCTGAATTTTCTGTCAACCAACTAAGGAAACATGCAAATAAG GTTTCACAATTTTTGCAAAGACATGAATTTGGTGCTAATGCAGTCATTACTAATGGAAGG GTGATGTTTCCCATTGATGTAAACAACTTTTTGAGCCATGATCTACATCTTCTGGAGTCTGTGGAGCTTAAGCAGAGAATAAAGCACATTGTCGAAATTATTGAAGAAGTGAATTGGCAGGACATAGATCCTGACATTGTAACTAG TAAATTCATTAGTGATGTTATCTCGATCGTGTCATCTTCAATGGCTCTGAGGGATCGAAGTTCTGAAAGTGCACGTTTCGAGGTTTTAAATGCACAATATAG TGCCATTGTTTTTAGTAATGAAAAGGCTACAATTCATATTGATGCGGTTATTGATCCTTTGAGTCCATCCGGCCAGAAGCTCTCTTCAGTTCTTCGGGCTCTGCAGAAATACATTCAGCCTAGCATGAGGATTGTGCTAAATCCATTG AGTTCCCTTGTTGATCTTCCTCTCAAGAATTACTACAGATATGTAGTACCTACCATG GATGATTTCAGCAGCACTGACTATACGATAAATGGCCCTCAAGCATTTTTTGCTAACATGCCATTATCCAAAACCCTCACCATGAATCTTGATGTTCCCGAGCCTTGGCTTGTTGAACCCGTGATTGCTGT CCATGACCTGGATAATATTTTGCTTGAGAACCTTGGTGACACAAGGACATTGCAAGCGGTGTTTGAACTTGAAGCTTTTGTCCTTACCG GTCATTGTTCCGAGAAAGATTGCGATCCACCCCGAGGTCTTCAGCTGATTCTTGGAACTAAGAGTACACCCCACTTGGTTGATACTATTGTGATGGCTAATCTGGGTTATTGGCAAATGAAAGTCTCTCCTGGGGTATGGTACTTGCAGCTTGCATCAGGACGAAGCTCCGAGCTTTATGTTTTGAGGGAAGATGGTGATGGAAGTCAGGAAAAGCCATTGTCAAAACATATTACCATCAATGATTTGAGGGGCAAGGTGGTTCGATTGGAAGTACTgaagaaaaagggaaaggagAATGAAATATTGTTGGTTTCTGATGATAATGATGGTGCACTAGACAGGAAA gGAAATGGCTGGAACTCCAATTTATTGAAATGGGCTTCTGGCTTTATTGGTGGCAGTGAACTAGCAAAAAAGAGTGAAAGCACTTCAGTG GAGCAAGGAAAGGGTGGGCGTCATGGGAAAACAATTAACATTTTTTCTATCGCTTCTGGACACCT GTATGAGCGTTTTCTGAAAATAATGATTCTGAGTGTCCTAAAGAACACACGCCGCCCAGTTAAATTCTGGTTCATAAAGAACTATCTCTCTCCTCAGTTTAAG GGCGTGATTCCGCATATGGCACAAGAGTATGGTTTTGATTATGAGCTAATCACCTACAAATGGCCCACATGGTTGCATAAGCAGAAAGAGAAGCAGCGAATTATTTGGGCCTATAAAATCTTATTCCTTGATGTTATATTTCCCATTTCGTTGGAAAAG GTGATCTTTGTTGATGCGGATCAGATTGTCAGAGCAGACATGGGAGAACTCTATGACATGGATATAAAAGGAAGACCTCTTGCATATACTCCTTTTTGTGACAACAACAAGGATATGGATGGATATCGATTCTGGAGacaa GGTTTCTGGAAAGATCATTTACGAGGAAGACCATACCATATCAG TGCTTTATACGTTGTTGATCTGAAGAAATTTCGAGAGACTGCAGCTGGAGATAATCTAAGAGTTTTCTATGAAAATCTTAGCAAGGACCCAAACAGTCTATCCAATCTGGATCAG GATCTTCCAAACTATGCTCAGCATACAGTACACATTTTTTCGCTACCGCAAGAATGGTTGTGGTGTGAGTCATGGTGTGGTAATGCCACAAAATCCAAAGCAAAAACCATCGATCTATGCAACAATCCCATGACAAAGGAACCCAAGCTTCAG GGTGCTAGAAGAATAGTTTCTGAGTGGCCAGATCTCGACTTTGAGGCAAGACATTTCACTGCAAAAATCTTAGGTGATGAAGTGGATCTCCAAGAGCCATCTTCTAATGAATCACAGAGTGAGCCATCTTCTAACGAATCACAGAGTTCAACAAGGGACAAGTCATCGGAGGAAGACCTAGAATCAAAGTCCGAGTTGTGA
- the LOC122312486 gene encoding UDP-glucose:glycoprotein glucosyltransferase isoform X2 produces MLQNCYYGFAILLKFFLIFICSFLDSSSGDSFQQPELFDFDHIHFDSSVQGPVAVLYGALGTDCFRKFHVSLVEAAKEGKVKYVVRPVLPSGCEAKIGHCGAVGTRDSLNLGGYGVELALKNMEYKAMDDSTIKKGVTLEDPRTEDLSQDVRGFIFSKILERKPELTNEIMAFRDYLLSSTISDTLDVWELKDLGHQTAQRVVHASDPLQSMQEISQNFPSIVSSLSRMKLNDSVKDEIIANQRMIPPGKSLMALNGALVNIEDIDLYLLVDLIHQDLLLADQYSKLKIPHATIRKLLSTLSPSESNMFRIDFRSTFVHYLNNLEEDAMYKQWRSNINEILMPVFPGQLRYIRKNLFHAVFVLDPATICGLESIDMIMSLYENNFPIRFGVILYSSKFVKRIEMNSDEISSSAKENDSQNKEDISSLIIRLFIYIKENHGIKTSFQFLGNINKLRIEADDSGDDAPEMHHVEGAFVETVLPKAKSPPQDILLRLEKEKTFKNVSEESSMFVFKLGLAKLQCRLLMNGLVFDSNEEALLNAMNDELPRIQEQVYYGHINSHTDVLNKFLSENGISRYNPQIIANGKPRFISLSTSILGEESVLNDINYLHSPGTIDDLKPVTHLLAVDVSSKKGMKFLHEGLRYLIEGSSRARIGVLFSVNLDARLSSLLFVKVFEITASSFSHKENALYFLDKLCSFYEQRYFASSGADDNTKAFLDEVYELAEANGLPSKAFRSALPEFSVNQLRKHANKVSQFLQRHEFGANAVITNGRVMFPIDVNNFLSHDLHLLESVELKQRIKHIVEIIEEVNWQDIDPDIVTSKFISDVISIVSSSMALRDRSSESARFEVLNAQYSAIVFSNEKATIHIDAVIDPLSPSGQKLSSVLRALQKYIQPSMRIVLNPLSSLVDLPLKNYYRYVVPTMDDFSSTDYTINGPQAFFANMPLSKTLTMNLDVPEPWLVEPVIAVHDLDNILLENLGDTRTLQAVFELEAFVLTGHCSEKDCDPPRGLQLILGTKSTPHLVDTIVMANLGYWQMKVSPGVWYLQLASGRSSELYVLREDGDGSQEKPLSKHITINDLRGKVVRLEVLKKKGKENEILLVSDDNDGALDRKGNGWNSNLLKWASGFIGGSELAKKSESTSVEQGKGGRHGKTINIFSIASGHLYERFLKIMILSVLKNTRRPVKFWFIKNYLSPQFKGVIPHMAQEYGFDYELITYKWPTWLHKQKEKQRIIWAYKILFLDVIFPISLEKVIFVDADQIVRADMGELYDMDIKGRPLAYTPFCDNNKDMDGYRFWRQGFWKDHLRGRPYHISALYVVDLKKFRETAAGDNLRVFYENLSKDPNSLSNLDQDLPNYAQHTVHIFSLPQEWLWCESWCGNATKSKAKTIDLCNNPMTKEPKLQGARRIVSEWPDLDFEARHFTAKILGDEVDLQEPSSNESQSEPSSNESQSSTRDKSSEEDLESKSEL; encoded by the exons ATGTTGCAGAATTGCTATTATGGCTTCGCAATCCTCCTGAAAT TCTtccttatttttatttgctCATTTTTGGATTCCAGTTCTGGAGATTCATTTCAGCAGCCAGAACTATTTGACTTCGACCACATCCATTTTGATTCAAGTGTTCAAGGCCCGGTTGCTGTCCTTTATGGAGCTCTGGGAACTGATTGCTTTAGGAAGTTTCATGTCTCATTAGTTGAAGCTGCCAAAGAG GGAAAAGTTAAGTATGTTGTTAGACCTGTATTACCTTCTGGCTGCGAAGCAAAGATTGGCCACTGTGGTGCTGTTGGCACAAGAGATTCATTGAACTTGGGCGGTTATGGTGTAGAACTTGCTTTGAAGAACATGGAATATAAGGCCATGGATGACAGTACAATAAAGAAAG GTGTCACTTTGGAGGATCCTCGGACTGAAGATCTCAGCCAAGATGTTAGAGGGttcatattttctaaaattctg GAACGGAAACCTGAGCTGACAAATGAGATCATGGCTTTCAGGGATTACCTATTGTCATCAACAATATCTGATACTCTTGATGTTTGGGAACTAAAGG ATTTGGGACATCAAACTGCCCAGAGAGTAGTTCATGCTTCTGATCCTCTACAGTCAATGCAAGAAATTAGTCAAAATTTTCCAAGCATAGTTTCTTCCTTATCTCGCATGAAG CTCAATGATTCTGTTAAGGATGAAATAATTGCAAACCAGCGAATGATCCCACCTGGCAAGTCCTTAATGGCTCTCAATGGTGCGCTAGTCAATATCGAAGATATTGACCTGTATCT GTTGGTTGACTTGATCCATCAGGATTTACTGTTGGCTGATCAATATTCAAAGTTGAAG ATTCCTCATGCCACTATTCGGAAACTCCTGTCAACTTTGTCGCCTTCAGAATCCAATATGTTCCGCATTGATTTTCGTTCAACTTTTGTTCATTATCTCAATAATTTGGAGGAAGATGCTATGTATAAGCAATGGCGGAGCAATATAAATGAG ATATTGATGCCAGTATTCCCGGGACAATTGCGCTATATTCGTAAGAACCTTTTCCATGCAGTTTTTGTTCTTGATCCGGCTACCATTTGTGGCCTTGAG TCCATTGATATGATTATGTCTCTGTATGAGAATAATTTTCCTATAAGATTTGGGGTTATATTGTACTCTTCAAAGTTTGTCAAGCGGATAGAAATGAACAGTGATGAGATTTCTTCCTCTGCCAAGGAGAATGACAGTCAAAATAAGGAGGATATATCCAGTTTG ATTATACGTCTCTTCATTTATATCAAGGAGAACCATGGAATTAAAACCTCTTTCCAATTTTTGGGCAAT ATAAATAAACTACGGATTGAGGCAGATGATTCTGGAGATGATGCACCTGAAATGCACCATGTTGAAGGAGCATTTGTAGAAACAGTCTT ACCAAAGGCAAAATCTCCACCTCAAGATATACTCCTCAGGCTGGAGAAGGAGAAGACTTTTAAAAATGTGTCAGAGGAGAGCTCCATGTTTGTGTTTAAGCTGGGTCTTGCTAAGCTGCAGTGCCGCCTTTTGATGAATGGACTTGTCTTTGATTCTAATGAG GAGGCTCTTTTAAATGCCATGAATGATGAGCTTCCCAGAATTCAAGAACAAGTTTACTATGGGCATATAAATTCTCACACTGATGTGCTGAACAAATTCCTATCAGAAAATGGTATTAGTCGCTATAATCCACAG ATCATTGCTAACGGCAAACCAAGATTCATATCCTTGTCTACATCTATTCTTGGAGAAGAATCTGTGCTGAACGATATTAACTACTTGCACTCTCCTGGAA CTATTGATGATTTGAAGCCCGTGACTCATCTTCTTGCTGTTGATGTTTCATCAAAGAAAGGAATGAAGTTTCTACATGAAGGCCTTCGCTACCTG ATAGAAGGTTCTAGTCGTGCTCGTATAGGCGTGCTATTTAGTGTCAATTTGGATGCTCGTTTATCTAGTCTCCTCTTTGTGAAGGTGTTTGAAATCACTGCATCATCATTTAG TCATAAGGAGAATGCATTATACTTTTTGGATAAGCTTTGCTCATTCTACGAGCAAAGGTACTTTGCATCTTCTGGAGCAGATGACAACACTAAAGCATTTTTGGATGAGGTATACGAGCTTGCTGAGGCTAATGGGTTACCATCCAAGGCCTTCAGATCTGCTCTTCCTGAATTTTCTGTCAACCAACTAAGGAAACATGCAAATAAG GTTTCACAATTTTTGCAAAGACATGAATTTGGTGCTAATGCAGTCATTACTAATGGAAGG GTGATGTTTCCCATTGATGTAAACAACTTTTTGAGCCATGATCTACATCTTCTGGAGTCTGTGGAGCTTAAGCAGAGAATAAAGCACATTGTCGAAATTATTGAAGAAGTGAATTGGCAGGACATAGATCCTGACATTGTAACTAG TAAATTCATTAGTGATGTTATCTCGATCGTGTCATCTTCAATGGCTCTGAGGGATCGAAGTTCTGAAAGTGCACGTTTCGAGGTTTTAAATGCACAATATAG TGCCATTGTTTTTAGTAATGAAAAGGCTACAATTCATATTGATGCGGTTATTGATCCTTTGAGTCCATCCGGCCAGAAGCTCTCTTCAGTTCTTCGGGCTCTGCAGAAATACATTCAGCCTAGCATGAGGATTGTGCTAAATCCATTG AGTTCCCTTGTTGATCTTCCTCTCAAGAATTACTACAGATATGTAGTACCTACCATG GATGATTTCAGCAGCACTGACTATACGATAAATGGCCCTCAAGCATTTTTTGCTAACATGCCATTATCCAAAACCCTCACCATGAATCTTGATGTTCCCGAGCCTTGGCTTGTTGAACCCGTGATTGCTGT CCATGACCTGGATAATATTTTGCTTGAGAACCTTGGTGACACAAGGACATTGCAAGCGGTGTTTGAACTTGAAGCTTTTGTCCTTACCG GTCATTGTTCCGAGAAAGATTGCGATCCACCCCGAGGTCTTCAGCTGATTCTTGGAACTAAGAGTACACCCCACTTGGTTGATACTATTGTGATGGCTAATCTGGGTTATTGGCAAATGAAAGTCTCTCCTGGGGTATGGTACTTGCAGCTTGCATCAGGACGAAGCTCCGAGCTTTATGTTTTGAGGGAAGATGGTGATGGAAGTCAGGAAAAGCCATTGTCAAAACATATTACCATCAATGATTTGAGGGGCAAGGTGGTTCGATTGGAAGTACTgaagaaaaagggaaaggagAATGAAATATTGTTGGTTTCTGATGATAATGATGGTGCACTAGACAGGAAA gGAAATGGCTGGAACTCCAATTTATTGAAATGGGCTTCTGGCTTTATTGGTGGCAGTGAACTAGCAAAAAAGAGTGAAAGCACTTCAGTG GAGCAAGGAAAGGGTGGGCGTCATGGGAAAACAATTAACATTTTTTCTATCGCTTCTGGACACCT GTATGAGCGTTTTCTGAAAATAATGATTCTGAGTGTCCTAAAGAACACACGCCGCCCAGTTAAATTCTGGTTCATAAAGAACTATCTCTCTCCTCAGTTTAAG GGCGTGATTCCGCATATGGCACAAGAGTATGGTTTTGATTATGAGCTAATCACCTACAAATGGCCCACATGGTTGCATAAGCAGAAAGAGAAGCAGCGAATTATTTGGGCCTATAAAATCTTATTCCTTGATGTTATATTTCCCATTTCGTTGGAAAAG GTGATCTTTGTTGATGCGGATCAGATTGTCAGAGCAGACATGGGAGAACTCTATGACATGGATATAAAAGGAAGACCTCTTGCATATACTCCTTTTTGTGACAACAACAAGGATATGGATGGATATCGATTCTGGAGacaa GGTTTCTGGAAAGATCATTTACGAGGAAGACCATACCATATCAG TGCTTTATACGTTGTTGATCTGAAGAAATTTCGAGAGACTGCAGCTGGAGATAATCTAAGAGTTTTCTATGAAAATCTTAGCAAGGACCCAAACAGTCTATCCAATCTGGATCAG GATCTTCCAAACTATGCTCAGCATACAGTACACATTTTTTCGCTACCGCAAGAATGGTTGTGGTGTGAGTCATGGTGTGGTAATGCCACAAAATCCAAAGCAAAAACCATCGATCTATGCAACAATCCCATGACAAAGGAACCCAAGCTTCAG GGTGCTAGAAGAATAGTTTCTGAGTGGCCAGATCTCGACTTTGAGGCAAGACATTTCACTGCAAAAATCTTAGGTGATGAAGTGGATCTCCAAGAGCCATCTTCTAATGAATCACAGAGTGAGCCATCTTCTAACGAATCACAGAGTTCAACAAGGGACAAGTCATCGGAGGAAGACCTAGAATCAAAGTCCGAGTTGTGA